In the genome of Pandoraea apista, one region contains:
- a CDS encoding H-NS family nucleoid-associated regulatory protein has protein sequence MTKKYAEIRAQIEAIEAETLKRVEALEAEAAKALAAEKGSVVADVRRLIVEYQLTERDLFGARRKRSGPLAAKYRDPASGATWSGRGRAPAWIVGKKRDRFLISPEG, from the coding sequence ATGACGAAGAAATATGCAGAGATTCGCGCACAGATCGAGGCAATTGAAGCAGAGACCCTCAAGCGCGTTGAGGCATTAGAAGCCGAGGCGGCTAAAGCACTGGCGGCGGAAAAAGGCAGTGTTGTGGCCGATGTTCGACGCCTTATCGTTGAGTACCAATTGACCGAGCGGGATCTATTTGGGGCGCGCCGCAAGCGCAGCGGCCCGCTTGCGGCTAAGTACCGGGACCCTGCTTCGGGTGCCACATGGAGTGGTCGCGGGCGAGCGCCCGCTTGGATAGTTGGTAAAAAGCGGGATCGCTTTTTGATCTCCCCGGAAGGATAA
- a CDS encoding type II toxin-antitoxin system Phd/YefM family antitoxin yields the protein MQTVNIHDAKSQLSKLIERAKSGEDVVIAKAGEPVARLVAFVPAKPERRFGGLKGKIRIASDFDDALPADVLAAFEGQ from the coding sequence ATGCAAACCGTCAACATCCACGACGCCAAATCGCAATTGTCGAAGCTCATCGAGCGCGCCAAGAGTGGCGAGGACGTTGTTATCGCCAAGGCGGGGGAGCCGGTCGCCCGTCTCGTCGCCTTCGTCCCGGCCAAGCCGGAACGCCGCTTCGGTGGCCTCAAGGGTAAGATCCGTATCGCTTCGGATTTCGACGACGCCTTGCCGGCCGATGTGCTTGCCGCGTTTGAGGGACAGTGA
- a CDS encoding recombinase family protein produces the protein MVARQTSKTAASRKRDRAAIKVARIYLRVSTAQQDIERQEGLVDEARRAGYYVAGVYREKASGARVDRPELLRMIADLQPGDVVIAEKIDRISRLPLPDAERLIGSIRDKGATLAVPGVIDLSELSEKSEGVARVVLESVQQMLMRLALQMARDEYETRRQRQAQGITLARAAGKYRGRKPNTAVNERVIAFRKAGHTIAETARMAGCSISQVKRIWASCTRDGEAAEFGVSENGK, from the coding sequence GTGGTCGCGCGTCAGACGAGCAAAACCGCCGCTTCTCGCAAGCGTGATCGGGCGGCTATCAAGGTCGCCCGAATCTATTTGCGCGTAAGCACTGCGCAACAGGACATAGAGAGGCAAGAGGGGCTTGTAGACGAGGCGAGGAGGGCAGGGTACTACGTAGCAGGTGTGTACCGTGAGAAAGCGTCCGGTGCCCGCGTGGATAGACCAGAGCTACTGCGAATGATTGCTGACCTGCAACCGGGGGATGTGGTCATCGCGGAAAAAATTGATCGCATTAGTCGCCTTCCATTGCCCGACGCCGAGCGCCTGATTGGATCGATACGCGACAAAGGAGCGACGTTGGCCGTGCCTGGTGTGATCGATTTGTCGGAGTTGTCCGAGAAATCGGAGGGCGTTGCTCGGGTTGTCCTTGAGTCGGTGCAGCAAATGCTCATGCGGCTCGCTTTGCAGATGGCCCGTGACGAGTATGAGACCCGGCGGCAGCGCCAGGCGCAGGGCATAACTCTTGCCCGAGCTGCTGGAAAGTATCGTGGGCGCAAGCCCAATACTGCCGTGAACGAGCGCGTTATCGCGTTTAGGAAAGCTGGACACACCATCGCTGAAACAGCGCGTATGGCGGGATGCAGTATCAGCCAGGTTAAGCGAATTTGGGCTTCCTGCACGCGAGATGGCGAAGCCGCTGAGTTCGGCGTTTCGGAAAATGGGAAGTAA